The following are from one region of the Rhodopirellula sp. P2 genome:
- a CDS encoding ABC transporter permease, with protein MQSKSTTNEANQGNPSMDDQWMSESGSSGRETGSSEWMRYVRVFGTFARNSLVRDMTFRANFVIECVSSIGWTLMNVGFYLIIFQFTGSIGADTGWDRERFFLFLATTWFINSIVQAFFMPNAEEFSELIRTGGLDFALLKPIDTQFLISFRRVSWSSLANFLAGLVIAGVALSRLATREVDPHIPSVLSLVLYVLFCLCGVVIMYSLMICLSATSIWLGRNQTLYNFWFYITNFSRYPMEIYNRGWGTPMYGFFTFVVPVLVVVNVPARLLAKPIDPRTNEEWMLVGWALVATVLSVTFSRWVFRRALGSYRSASS; from the coding sequence ATGCAGTCCAAATCAACAACGAACGAGGCGAATCAAGGCAATCCTTCGATGGACGACCAGTGGATGAGCGAGTCTGGGAGCTCGGGACGAGAAACCGGCTCCTCCGAATGGATGCGTTACGTTCGAGTGTTTGGGACGTTTGCGCGCAACAGCTTGGTTCGCGACATGACGTTCCGCGCGAACTTCGTGATTGAATGCGTGAGCAGCATCGGTTGGACACTGATGAACGTCGGCTTCTACCTGATCATCTTCCAGTTCACCGGATCAATCGGAGCGGACACCGGCTGGGATCGCGAGCGATTCTTCCTGTTTCTGGCCACGACCTGGTTCATCAACTCCATCGTGCAAGCGTTCTTCATGCCCAACGCGGAAGAATTCAGTGAGCTGATTCGGACGGGCGGGTTGGACTTTGCCTTGCTGAAGCCGATCGACACGCAGTTTCTGATTTCGTTCCGAAGGGTCAGTTGGTCGTCATTGGCTAACTTCTTGGCGGGGTTGGTGATCGCTGGGGTAGCGCTGTCGAGGTTGGCCACACGAGAGGTCGACCCGCACATACCGAGCGTGTTGTCGCTGGTGCTCTACGTGCTGTTCTGCCTGTGCGGCGTCGTGATCATGTACAGCCTGATGATCTGTTTGTCGGCGACCAGCATTTGGTTGGGCCGAAACCAAACGCTCTATAACTTCTGGTTTTACATCACCAACTTCAGTCGTTACCCGATGGAGATCTACAACCGCGGTTGGGGCACGCCGATGTACGGCTTCTTCACCTTTGTGGTTCCGGTGTTGGTGGTGGTGAACGTTCCCGCTCGTTTGCTGGCCAAGCCAATCGATCCACGGACCAACGAAGAGTGGATGTTGGTCGGTTGGGCGTTGGTCGCCACGGTGCTGAGCGTCACGTTCAGCCGCTGGGTCTTCCGACGGGCACTGGGCAGCTACCGCAGCGCCAGTTCGTAG
- a CDS encoding TAXI family TRAP transporter solute-binding subunit: MSWTNFLLALFGGIICWVAWIAFAGGTQHQTVVISTGSEQGIYFQVGKEIGDSYSKRHPAVRCEVVSSEGSHENVTRLQDGTADVAILQNDAVADERVRSLAMLYTEVLHLVCRKDAGIECLNDLAGHPTNLGSLSGGTHSLVEALLQFSRVQIPTGQQQHLGFSESAQALRSGDVDAAFFLVGLGSAIIQDLIASPEFELVPIQIRAVGSEGTFVSERPFIDGFRTRYPHAKFAEIPLMSYEGSPTSPTPSVGIGAVLACRANWDEELASDLVQTIFAHRAVLGRKISLLSGLDEQSSQVQLQFPLHRGAEAYFRRNEPGYLAENAESIGVLITVALLLASGLHGLKKWIDQKRKNRVDVYYGRVQQILDSIGSQRVSDFDAALRDLKAIESTTCQELIEERLDADHSFVILQNMISRCRTEIQRAVVAAERSAGGDCQSDSGERG; this comes from the coding sequence ATGAGTTGGACGAATTTCTTGCTGGCGCTCTTCGGGGGGATCATCTGCTGGGTGGCTTGGATCGCTTTCGCTGGTGGGACGCAGCACCAAACGGTGGTGATCTCGACGGGGTCTGAACAGGGCATCTACTTTCAAGTTGGAAAGGAAATCGGCGACTCATACTCCAAGCGTCACCCGGCGGTCCGCTGTGAAGTGGTCTCGAGCGAGGGGAGCCACGAGAACGTCACCCGACTGCAAGACGGAACGGCGGATGTTGCGATCTTGCAGAACGACGCCGTCGCCGATGAACGCGTCCGCAGCCTGGCGATGCTCTACACCGAAGTGTTGCACTTGGTTTGCCGGAAGGATGCGGGCATCGAATGCCTGAATGACTTGGCGGGACACCCCACCAATTTGGGTTCGCTGTCGGGCGGCACTCACTCGTTGGTGGAAGCGTTGCTGCAGTTCTCCCGGGTGCAAATTCCAACGGGGCAACAACAACACCTGGGTTTCTCCGAGTCCGCCCAGGCATTGCGTTCGGGAGACGTCGACGCCGCATTCTTTTTGGTGGGACTGGGATCGGCAATCATCCAAGACCTGATCGCGAGTCCCGAATTTGAGCTGGTGCCGATCCAAATCCGCGCCGTGGGTAGCGAGGGAACCTTCGTTTCAGAGCGGCCATTCATCGACGGATTCCGCACCCGCTACCCACACGCGAAGTTTGCTGAAATCCCATTGATGTCGTACGAAGGGAGCCCGACCAGTCCAACGCCTTCGGTCGGCATCGGCGCCGTTTTGGCATGCCGTGCCAACTGGGATGAAGAGCTTGCCAGTGACTTAGTCCAGACCATCTTCGCTCATCGTGCGGTCCTGGGACGGAAGATTTCACTCCTCAGTGGACTCGACGAACAGTCCAGCCAGGTTCAACTGCAGTTCCCACTTCATCGCGGTGCGGAGGCTTACTTTCGCAGGAACGAACCCGGGTACTTGGCGGAGAACGCTGAATCAATTGGGGTGTTGATCACCGTGGCGTTGTTGCTTGCCAGTGGCTTGCATGGGCTCAAGAAATGGATTGATCAGAAACGCAAAAACCGAGTGGATGTGTACTACGGTCGAGTTCAACAAATCCTTGATTCGATTGGATCCCAGCGGGTTTCAGACTTCGACGCCGCACTGCGAGACTTGAAAGCAATCGAGTCGACCACGTGCCAGGAGTTGATTGAGGAGCGACTCGACGCAGACCATTCCTTTGTGATCCTGCAGAACATGATCAGCCGCTGTCGGACCGAGATCCAACGAGCAGTGGTTGCCGCGGAGCGAAGCGCAGGAGGCGATTGTCAATCAGATTCTGGGGAGAGAGGGTGA
- a CDS encoding proteasome-type protease, with protein sequence MTFCIGIKVREGIVALADTRIVRGSEQSNKQKLAEFQHNGQSLFTMTSGLRSVRDKAITYLDESLRNDSSDVQRLYQLVNRFGEQLRRVKAEDGAALQSTNHKFNSHAIIGGRLTGDFSPQLFYVYPEGNWVEAAEDAPYFVIGRTYYGKPILDRLLTYETSLRSAVGLALLAFDATRTSVTDVDYPLDIAVLSNQSTVPTFCRYSESDLATTTAWWSSTLSDALGQLPMHWADELLNAAPPPGNSPPFQNPPLQ encoded by the coding sequence ATGACATTTTGCATCGGGATCAAGGTCCGAGAGGGGATCGTCGCGCTGGCAGACACGCGAATCGTGCGGGGAAGCGAACAATCCAACAAACAGAAATTGGCCGAGTTCCAGCACAACGGTCAAAGCCTGTTCACGATGACGAGCGGCCTAAGGTCCGTCCGCGACAAGGCGATCACCTACTTGGATGAGTCGCTTCGCAACGACTCCTCTGATGTTCAACGTCTCTACCAACTCGTCAATCGGTTTGGCGAGCAACTCCGTCGTGTGAAGGCCGAAGATGGTGCGGCATTGCAATCGACCAATCACAAATTCAACTCCCATGCGATCATTGGCGGGAGACTGACCGGGGATTTCAGCCCGCAGTTGTTCTACGTCTATCCCGAAGGCAACTGGGTCGAAGCGGCTGAAGACGCTCCTTATTTCGTGATTGGACGAACGTACTACGGCAAGCCAATCTTGGACCGCTTGTTGACCTACGAAACCTCGTTGCGATCGGCGGTCGGACTAGCACTCCTCGCCTTCGATGCCACTCGCACCAGCGTCACCGATGTGGATTACCCGCTTGATATCGCCGTCCTCTCAAATCAGTCCACGGTGCCGACATTCTGCCGTTACTCCGAAAGCGACTTGGCAACGACGACCGCTTGGTGGTCCTCCACCTTGTCGGACGCGTTGGGACAACTGCCCATGCACTGGGCAGATGAATTGCTAAACGCGGCTCCTCCCCCCGGCAACTCCCCACCCTTTCAGAATCCTCCGCTCCAGTAG
- a CDS encoding transglutaminase-like domain-containing protein, translating into MNQIKVGSRIVYQVKSPTTFLFNISVAQNEHQPIVEEAFIVEPFHEIHECAVSLLGNRLVRLSVPPGDLTVRYNATVNLNAEQVEATDVGETPYEQLPADVLTYLNPSRYCESDELLEFAMQEFGTLLPGYSRVTAICNWTYNELSYTPGSTGPTSTACDVLQLKQGVCRDFSHVAISLCRAMGIPARYVAGYAVNLNPPDFHGFFEAYLDGRWFLFDATRLAPVGGFVRISTGRDAADVAFSTIRGSATSVEMEVSAVNLLPDDGLLDPSNVETAVSSA; encoded by the coding sequence ATGAATCAAATCAAAGTCGGAAGCCGAATCGTTTATCAAGTCAAGTCGCCCACCACCTTTCTATTCAACATTTCGGTTGCCCAAAACGAGCACCAACCGATCGTCGAGGAAGCGTTCATCGTCGAGCCGTTTCATGAGATCCATGAGTGTGCTGTCAGTCTGCTGGGAAATCGTCTCGTCAGACTGTCGGTCCCACCGGGCGACTTGACGGTTCGTTACAACGCGACCGTCAACCTGAACGCGGAGCAAGTCGAAGCGACAGATGTCGGCGAAACCCCTTATGAACAATTGCCAGCCGATGTGCTGACCTACCTCAATCCAAGTCGCTATTGCGAATCGGACGAGCTGTTGGAATTTGCAATGCAAGAGTTTGGGACGTTGCTGCCGGGATACTCACGCGTGACAGCGATCTGCAATTGGACTTACAACGAATTGTCATACACCCCGGGCAGCACCGGTCCAACGTCCACGGCTTGCGATGTGCTGCAGCTGAAACAGGGCGTCTGCCGTGACTTTTCTCACGTTGCGATCAGCCTGTGCCGAGCCATGGGAATTCCAGCTCGTTACGTCGCCGGGTATGCCGTCAACTTGAACCCGCCCGACTTCCACGGGTTCTTCGAGGCTTACCTCGACGGTCGCTGGTTTTTGTTCGATGCAACACGACTTGCACCTGTCGGTGGCTTTGTTCGCATCAGCACCGGTCGTGACGCTGCCGACGTGGCGTTCAGCACCATTCGCGGCAGTGCAACCAGCGTTGAAATGGAAGTTTCGGCGGTGAACCTGCTGCCCGACGATGGACTACTGGACCCATCCAATGTTGAAACGGCGGTCAGCAGCGCATGA
- a CDS encoding response regulator, protein MTTILLVEDNNDIRDLVSRKLRGQGFAVATANNGLEAVLACAQTAPALILMDINMPELDGIEATIQIRAADPDQRIPVIALTAYALPDDEERAKAAGCDAFHPKPVDFNKLFDQITSLLGETSAS, encoded by the coding sequence ATGACGACCATCCTTCTGGTGGAAGACAACAACGACATTCGCGATCTTGTCAGCCGAAAACTCCGTGGGCAGGGATTCGCCGTGGCCACCGCCAACAACGGCTTGGAAGCGGTCCTCGCCTGTGCCCAAACGGCCCCGGCTTTGATCTTGATGGACATCAACATGCCTGAACTGGACGGCATCGAGGCCACCATCCAGATCCGTGCTGCAGACCCTGATCAACGCATCCCTGTGATCGCATTGACTGCCTATGCATTGCCCGACGACGAAGAGCGAGCCAAAGCGGCTGGCTGCGATGCTTTCCATCCCAAACCAGTCGATTTCAACAAACTATTCGATCAAATCACATCCCTCCTAGGAGAAACGAGCGCATCATGA
- a CDS encoding AI-2E family transporter, giving the protein MATTKSDLATIATVAQLLAVVLTVAALFFARDVFIPLALGLLLSFLLTPIVDRLQRWGIPNIPAVVITAAFAFVLLAGTFTLLGRELTSLVGDLPTHKDELVSKARSIAGMTTGMGGELDDLADEVTQAMVKDAAPGQDVADQIAEEQTIFQQWTDKLLPTQVAPSDLPNDGTTAESPLYVQSVEEALPLASWASTAGTLLGPLATAGLVTVFALFMLIHREDLRDRMIAVISHGNYVTTTEALDEAAGRISRYLVAQTIINTSYGFVLATGLSIIGLTMTESGAFPNAILWGVLATCLRFVPYLGPTAAAIFPSAIALSVFPGYSVFLAVVALITTLELISNNVIEPWLYGTSTGISAVAVIVAAVFWGWLWGPVGLLLSTPLTVCLVVLGRYVPRFKIIATLLGEDVEIKPSIRFYQRLLALDEHRAHEILLQHYEAKGLEQACDEVVLPALKRIRTDHDAENLSDADANRLFEMVAGMIPELENRVSLALDSQLEAEEPSEGPGENVPSRIIGTNSHHHSETLVLNLLRLGGQAAYQLDGVEDDMMPQDIARVIADAKPLAVVIAVLPKGGFVQARYLCKAIRREGYSGAVVIACLGKFKNFDKLFVKFRKAGATAMTTSYSQTRSKLVALTQRQDRQASPSFPQPQTIS; this is encoded by the coding sequence ATGGCAACAACTAAATCCGATCTTGCCACCATCGCGACGGTCGCTCAGTTGCTAGCGGTGGTGTTGACCGTTGCCGCATTGTTCTTCGCTCGCGACGTGTTCATTCCACTCGCACTCGGATTGCTGCTGTCGTTCCTGCTCACCCCGATCGTCGATCGCTTGCAGCGATGGGGGATTCCGAACATCCCAGCCGTTGTGATCACGGCGGCGTTTGCATTCGTTTTACTCGCTGGCACGTTCACACTGCTTGGCCGCGAATTGACCAGTTTGGTCGGTGATCTTCCAACGCACAAAGATGAGCTCGTTTCGAAGGCTCGCAGCATCGCGGGCATGACGACCGGCATGGGAGGCGAACTGGACGACCTGGCCGACGAGGTCACTCAGGCCATGGTCAAGGATGCCGCCCCCGGGCAGGACGTCGCCGACCAGATCGCTGAAGAGCAAACCATTTTTCAGCAGTGGACGGACAAGCTCTTGCCAACCCAAGTCGCCCCCAGTGATCTTCCCAACGACGGGACGACGGCGGAGAGTCCGCTCTACGTCCAATCCGTCGAAGAGGCCTTGCCCCTGGCTTCATGGGCTTCGACCGCAGGGACCTTGCTGGGACCACTCGCGACGGCTGGTCTCGTGACGGTTTTCGCGTTGTTCATGCTGATCCATCGGGAAGACTTACGGGACCGCATGATCGCCGTGATCAGTCATGGAAATTATGTCACCACGACAGAAGCCCTCGATGAGGCTGCCGGCCGCATCAGTCGATACTTGGTCGCCCAAACGATCATCAACACCAGCTATGGTTTCGTGTTGGCGACCGGGCTTTCAATCATCGGGTTGACCATGACCGAAAGCGGAGCGTTTCCCAATGCAATCCTGTGGGGCGTGTTGGCGACGTGCTTGCGGTTCGTGCCATACCTTGGTCCCACCGCAGCCGCGATCTTCCCCTCCGCGATCGCACTTTCGGTCTTCCCTGGCTACAGCGTCTTTCTGGCGGTTGTGGCTCTGATCACAACCCTGGAATTGATCAGCAACAACGTCATTGAACCCTGGTTGTATGGAACCAGCACCGGCATTTCCGCCGTCGCGGTGATCGTCGCGGCGGTCTTCTGGGGTTGGTTGTGGGGCCCCGTGGGCCTGCTGCTTTCCACTCCGCTGACCGTCTGCTTGGTTGTTCTGGGGCGTTACGTGCCTCGCTTCAAGATCATTGCAACACTGCTGGGTGAAGACGTCGAAATCAAACCTTCGATTCGTTTCTATCAACGACTTCTCGCGCTCGATGAGCACCGCGCCCACGAAATCCTGTTGCAGCACTACGAAGCGAAGGGGTTGGAACAAGCCTGCGATGAAGTGGTCTTGCCCGCACTCAAACGAATTCGGACCGACCACGATGCGGAAAACTTAAGCGATGCCGACGCCAACCGACTCTTTGAGATGGTGGCCGGTATGATCCCTGAGTTGGAAAACCGCGTCTCCCTCGCGCTCGATTCGCAACTGGAAGCGGAGGAACCATCCGAGGGGCCGGGAGAGAACGTCCCGAGTCGAATCATCGGCACCAATTCCCACCACCACAGCGAAACGCTCGTCCTGAATTTACTCCGACTCGGCGGCCAAGCCGCTTACCAACTCGACGGCGTGGAGGATGACATGATGCCACAAGACATCGCCCGCGTGATTGCCGATGCCAAACCGCTTGCCGTGGTCATCGCAGTCCTCCCCAAAGGTGGCTTTGTGCAGGCCCGTTACCTCTGCAAAGCCATTCGTCGCGAAGGCTATTCAGGGGCGGTCGTGATTGCCTGCCTCGGTAAATTCAAAAACTTTGACAAGCTCTTCGTCAAGTTCCGCAAGGCGGGCGCAACAGCGATGACAACGTCGTACTCGCAAACACGCAGCAAATTGGTCGCCCTCACGCAGCGACAAGACCGCCAAGCAAGCCCCTCCTTCCCTCAACCCCAGACGATCTCATGA
- a CDS encoding alpha/beta hydrolase family protein, with product MRLTVFSTVLAVLSLLAPSLIRAEEVMIKPDVVYGHKFGLATTFDVFTPAQNANGAAVLFMVSGGWYSSWSPPEQIQPRFKPLTDQGFTVFAVRHGSSPRFSIAEAVADVRRSVRFIRLNAEAYQVDPDRIGVFGMSAGGHLSLMLGTASDEGNADSKDPVDQVSDRVQAVVAYVAPTDLRIMAMDAPDRLAAYQRFPALEIDANTAEPDSPIVHVTPDDAPTLLLAGAKDELVPISHSRKILVAFEKANVETKLIEFENAGHGFGGEDAKQATDAMVDWFVTHLTEKP from the coding sequence ATGCGATTGACTGTCTTTTCCACTGTGCTGGCTGTGCTCTCACTCTTGGCCCCGTCTCTCATCCGTGCCGAGGAGGTGATGATCAAGCCGGATGTTGTCTACGGTCACAAGTTTGGCTTGGCAACGACTTTTGACGTGTTCACACCAGCTCAGAACGCCAACGGAGCGGCGGTGCTGTTCATGGTCAGCGGCGGCTGGTACTCCAGCTGGTCACCACCGGAACAAATCCAACCCCGATTCAAACCGTTGACCGACCAAGGGTTCACTGTCTTCGCCGTGCGACACGGCAGTAGTCCCAGGTTTTCCATCGCCGAAGCGGTTGCGGATGTTCGTCGCAGCGTGCGTTTCATTCGGCTGAATGCAGAGGCCTACCAAGTCGATCCGGATCGAATCGGCGTGTTCGGCATGAGTGCGGGAGGGCATTTGTCACTGATGCTCGGAACGGCATCCGATGAAGGAAACGCCGACTCCAAAGACCCCGTCGACCAAGTCAGCGATCGTGTCCAAGCCGTGGTTGCTTACGTGGCTCCCACTGACCTGCGAATCATGGCCATGGACGCGCCGGACCGGCTGGCTGCTTATCAGCGTTTTCCGGCATTGGAGATCGACGCAAACACGGCGGAACCTGACTCACCGATCGTTCACGTCACGCCCGACGACGCACCGACACTGTTGCTCGCAGGAGCCAAAGATGAATTGGTTCCGATCTCGCACAGTCGCAAGATCCTGGTGGCGTTCGAAAAAGCAAACGTCGAGACGAAATTGATCGAGTTCGAAAACGCAGGTCACGGGTTTGGAGGCGAAGACGCAAAGCAGGCGACCGACGCGATGGTGGATTGGTTTGTCACTCATCTCACCGAAAAACCCTGA
- a CDS encoding SGNH/GDSL hydrolase family protein: MSICRLRFSTAALLSIAAFLPSSFLAFGHADQPTQKSSPRQARANDPFAPPKIDPALPNVLLIGDSISIGYMLDARRALEGTANVFRPNTNCGPTTRGLEQLDSWLGDRKWDVIHFNFGLHDLKFMGPNGKSLADPKLPTSKRQVPLEEYSANLESIAKKLKATGATVIWRETTPVPEGSQGRLPEDGPRYNAAAAKVMESIGGISTDPFYDVAMEHASMQRKANVHYTQAGSKLLGEHVAEVVSNALKQ; this comes from the coding sequence ATGTCCATCTGTCGCCTCCGTTTTTCCACCGCGGCCCTTCTTTCGATCGCGGCTTTCCTGCCATCCAGTTTCTTGGCCTTCGGACACGCCGATCAACCGACCCAAAAGTCTTCGCCGCGTCAAGCACGTGCGAACGACCCGTTTGCGCCACCGAAAATCGATCCGGCCCTCCCCAATGTTCTGTTGATCGGCGATTCCATTTCGATTGGCTACATGTTGGACGCCCGACGAGCCCTCGAAGGCACCGCAAACGTCTTCCGCCCCAACACGAACTGCGGCCCCACCACTCGCGGCCTGGAACAGCTCGACAGCTGGTTGGGTGATCGCAAGTGGGATGTCATCCACTTCAACTTTGGCTTGCACGATCTCAAATTCATGGGCCCCAATGGCAAGAGTCTGGCCGATCCCAAACTGCCGACCAGCAAGCGACAAGTCCCACTCGAAGAGTACTCCGCCAACCTCGAATCCATCGCGAAAAAGTTGAAGGCCACCGGCGCGACCGTGATTTGGCGAGAGACCACTCCCGTCCCCGAAGGATCCCAAGGCCGACTGCCTGAAGATGGACCACGCTACAACGCAGCCGCCGCCAAGGTCATGGAATCCATTGGCGGCATTTCAACCGATCCCTTTTATGACGTTGCAATGGAGCATGCCTCCATGCAACGCAAAGCCAACGTGCACTACACCCAGGCAGGTTCAAAATTGCTCGGCGAACACGTCGCCGAAGTCGTCTCAAACGCACTCAAGCAATGA
- a CDS encoding thiamine phosphate synthase produces the protein MTNAESRTVLRILDANANRAGEGLRTLEESARFILDDLVLTDCLKTHRHDLAVAMGRWNRWQLIDSRDTPGDVGTQVKTESEQSRADLSAVIAAAATRTQQALRCLEEYGKTSDPGFAARIESIRYQCYATFRELELKMACLNARPRKLRDARLYALIACEPNADLLDARIAELVAARVDVIQLRDPSVDDRTLFEQARIGAAIAKHQGVLWIINDRADIAVAADADGVHVGQDEVPVDALRSVMGRERLIGLSTHNLEQVQAATRTTADYIGCGPTFPGKTKSFDHFPGCAFLKQVSDAEQAGELALPAFAIGGIGLDNVEQVSQAGIGRVAVTGALASHEGLPQTALAMREIMERVPLRRTPDSTDFNASAECEGEARN, from the coding sequence ATGACGAATGCCGAATCCAGAACCGTGTTGCGAATCTTGGATGCCAACGCAAATCGCGCTGGCGAAGGGCTTCGGACGCTCGAAGAATCCGCTCGCTTTATCTTAGACGATCTTGTTCTGACAGATTGCCTGAAGACCCACCGTCATGATTTGGCGGTCGCGATGGGCCGGTGGAACCGGTGGCAGCTGATCGATTCCCGCGACACGCCGGGGGATGTTGGCACTCAGGTGAAAACCGAAAGCGAGCAGTCGCGAGCGGACCTTTCGGCAGTGATTGCGGCTGCGGCGACACGGACCCAGCAAGCACTGCGGTGCCTGGAAGAGTATGGGAAAACCAGCGACCCTGGGTTTGCCGCGAGGATCGAATCGATTCGCTACCAGTGTTACGCCACCTTCCGGGAATTGGAATTGAAGATGGCATGCCTGAATGCACGCCCGCGAAAATTGCGAGACGCGAGGTTGTACGCCTTGATCGCTTGTGAGCCCAATGCGGATCTTTTGGATGCCCGGATTGCTGAGTTGGTCGCTGCCCGAGTCGATGTGATTCAGCTTCGTGATCCAAGCGTCGACGATCGGACTTTGTTTGAGCAGGCAAGGATTGGGGCGGCCATTGCGAAGCACCAGGGAGTGCTGTGGATCATCAACGATCGGGCAGACATCGCTGTGGCGGCGGATGCCGACGGAGTGCATGTTGGGCAAGACGAGGTGCCAGTGGATGCTCTTCGCAGCGTGATGGGAAGGGAGCGATTGATCGGGCTGTCAACGCACAACCTCGAACAAGTTCAGGCGGCCACTCGCACCACGGCCGACTACATCGGCTGCGGGCCAACGTTCCCCGGCAAGACGAAGTCGTTCGATCACTTTCCCGGCTGTGCGTTTTTGAAGCAGGTCAGTGATGCGGAGCAAGCCGGCGAACTTGCGTTGCCCGCCTTCGCAATTGGTGGCATTGGGCTGGACAATGTGGAACAAGTGTCGCAAGCCGGGATCGGGCGAGTTGCGGTCACGGGAGCTTTGGCATCTCATGAAGGACTGCCGCAAACCGCCTTGGCGATGCGAGAGATCATGGAACGAGTTCCGCTCCGGAGGACTCCCGACTCGACCGACTTCAACGCATCAGCAGAATGCGAAGGAGAGGCTCGGAATTGA
- the cyaB gene encoding class IV adenylate cyclase yields the protein MFEIELKFRVGNVDELRERLAENDAVLVSENQNQDTYYNHPSRDFAESGEALRVRRIDDVPLVTYKGSKRPGAVKAREELEWRLDPGDPTGELMETLFKRLGFREVATVTKQRETFHLGSTDPMTVTIDRVDGLGEFAEIERVLHDRSPSDEAVELARSEVEGLATALGLKAPEPRSYLRMQLELSGG from the coding sequence ATGTTTGAAATCGAATTGAAATTTCGTGTCGGCAATGTCGACGAACTCCGGGAACGATTGGCGGAGAACGATGCGGTTCTGGTGTCGGAAAATCAAAACCAAGACACCTACTACAACCATCCCTCGCGAGATTTCGCCGAGTCGGGAGAAGCGTTGCGAGTCCGGCGAATCGATGATGTGCCGTTGGTGACCTACAAAGGTTCCAAGCGACCGGGGGCTGTGAAGGCCCGGGAAGAATTGGAATGGCGTTTGGATCCAGGGGATCCCACCGGGGAGTTGATGGAAACGTTGTTCAAGCGACTTGGGTTTCGCGAAGTCGCGACGGTGACCAAGCAGCGAGAAACCTTTCACCTTGGATCGACGGACCCGATGACGGTCACGATTGATCGCGTCGATGGGTTGGGGGAATTTGCTGAGATTGAACGTGTGTTGCATGATCGTTCACCCAGCGATGAGGCGGTCGAACTGGCTCGATCCGAAGTCGAGGGCTTGGCCACAGCGTTAGGGCTGAAGGCACCTGAGCCGCGAAGCTACTTGCGAATGCAACTGGAATTATCGGGTGGCTGA
- a CDS encoding SDR family NAD(P)-dependent oxidoreductase, with amino-acid sequence MTSSNYMIVGASGGIGTALCKQLVADGHRVMLVGRNESNLQTLANELRQPFQVCDATDWDGLAGVADYAIEHFGGLDGAANLAGSILLKPAHLTSKEDLQSVLEANLVTAFGLVRTIAPRLKKLGGGSIVLMSSGGAAIGLTSHEAIAAAKAGVAAMARAAAATYAAGNVRINTVAPGLVETELTARVWQNERSAEASRAMHPLGRLGKPEDIASMIAWLLAPKNAWITGQDIAVDGGLSSIKSATR; translated from the coding sequence ATGACATCGTCCAACTACATGATCGTTGGTGCCAGCGGCGGCATCGGAACTGCCCTTTGTAAACAGCTCGTTGCGGATGGTCACCGAGTGATGCTGGTCGGCAGAAATGAGTCCAACCTGCAAACGCTGGCGAACGAACTGCGGCAGCCTTTCCAGGTCTGTGATGCAACGGATTGGGACGGATTGGCTGGCGTTGCCGACTATGCAATCGAACACTTTGGCGGGCTCGACGGTGCAGCGAATTTGGCCGGTTCGATCCTGCTCAAGCCAGCTCACTTGACCAGCAAAGAGGATCTTCAATCGGTTCTCGAAGCCAATCTTGTCACCGCATTTGGGTTGGTCCGGACGATCGCTCCGCGTCTAAAAAAACTGGGCGGTGGTTCGATCGTGTTGATGTCCAGCGGCGGAGCAGCAATCGGCTTGACCAGCCACGAAGCCATCGCCGCTGCCAAGGCGGGAGTTGCCGCCATGGCCCGCGCCGCCGCCGCGACCTACGCGGCCGGCAACGTCCGCATCAACACGGTTGCTCCCGGTTTGGTCGAGACCGAATTGACCGCCCGGGTCTGGCAGAATGAACGTTCGGCAGAAGCCAGCCGAGCCATGCACCCGCTGGGGCGACTCGGAAAACCCGAGGACATCGCGTCGATGATTGCCTGGCTGCTGGCTCCCAAGAACGCCTGGATCACAGGCCAGGACATCGCAGTCGATGGTGGCCTGAGCTCCATCAAATCAGCCACCCGATAA